In the Planctomycetaceae bacterium genome, CGATGAATCTCTTCTGCAGAAAGCACTCCGCGCTTCTGCAGGATTTCACGCTGTTCGTCCGTTAGGGCCGCCGTCACACGAGCTTTGTCCCACTGATATTCCTGCTCTTTCCCACTGGCAAACTGCTGAATCTCTTTGCTGATTCGGACACTGCACCAGTCGTGGCCGCACATTGCACAGAAATCCGTGTCGACATCCAGATCCTCGTCATGGTACGCGCGGGCGATATCCGGATCGAAGCTCAAATCAAAATGCTTCTGCCAGTTCAGCGCGGCACGAGCCCGAGTCAATTCGTCATCGCGATCGCGGGTCCCGGGAATCCCCAGCGCCACATCAGCCGCATGTGCCGCAATCTTGTAGGCGATACAACCCTGCTTGACGTCGTCTTTCTTGGGCAGTCCAAGATGCTCCTTGGGAGTTACGTAACACAGCATACTGGCACCATGCCACGCTGCACTGGTGGCCCCGATGCAACTGGTGATGTGATCATATCCCGGGAACATATCCGTCACCAACGGACCAAGAACATAGAAAGGAGCACCGTGGCAGAGGCGACGCTGCAGCTTCATGTTGAATTCGATCTGGTCCAGGGGCACATGGCCTGGTCCTTCAATCATAACCTGCACGCCCTTGCGCCACGCCCGCTCTGTTAATTCTCCGAGCGTTGAGAGTTCCGCAAGCTGTGCCAGGTCGGTC is a window encoding:
- the thiC gene encoding phosphomethylpyrimidine synthase ThiC; the encoded protein is MKPMCIGRASKTKINANMGASPVSSGTLEEVEKLQWAERWGADTVMDLSTGGDIDACRDAIIQNSRVPIGTVPIYSMIIGRRIEDLDREIILNSLRHQAEQGVDYFTIHAGVLQEHLRLVKDRLIGIVSRGGSLLAKWMIHHSQQNPMYTLWEDICDLMREYDVTFSIGDGLRPGGLADATDLAQLAELSTLGELTERAWRKGVQVMIEGPGHVPLDQIEFNMKLQRRLCHGAPFYVLGPLVTDMFPGYDHITSCIGATSAAWHGASMLCYVTPKEHLGLPKKDDVKQGCIAYKIAAHAADVALGIPGTRDRDDELTRARAALNWQKHFDLSFDPDIARAYHDEDLDVDTDFCAMCGHDWCSVRISKEIQQFASGKEQEYQWDKARVTAALTDEQREILQKRGVLSAEEIHRLASKTRKTMGAESGKATCHSDVAEPEKAQLLQIVELGNG